In Citrus sinensis cultivar Valencia sweet orange chromosome 2, DVS_A1.0, whole genome shotgun sequence, a single genomic region encodes these proteins:
- the LOC102613124 gene encoding phytyl ester synthase 2, chloroplastic-like isoform X1, whose translation MATIPASCIFSADLSAIYRRDKTSSFGERRRNPVLKRVAVTTEQTSSNSGTAVTTSGRSFVQEKAQRSSEAEAETSLRRVNVEGDWEESRKSLKDYFDEAKDMIRSDGGPPRWFSPLECGAHSPDSPLLLYLPGIDGVGLGLIMQHQRVGQIFDVWCLHIPVKDRTSFTGLVKLVERTVRSENYRLPNRPIYLVGESLGACLALAVAAQNPDIDLVLILANPATSFSKSQLQPLIPLLQLTPDQVLLAFPYMLRLMQGDPLRMAVDILVKGLPLQHEAGEVSQDLVVMSSYHSVVADIMPKETLLWKLEMLKSASAYANSRLHAVKAQMLIISSGKDQLFPSQEEGERLRHALSKCQIRKFNDNGHFLFLEDDIDLVTIIKGTSFYRRGKYHDYVSDFIPPTPDEFRKIYESNRGICVATGPVMLSTLEDGKIVRGLAGIPSEGPVLFVGYHMLLGLELTPLVCQFMIERNILLRGIAHPLMFVRLRDGLLPDLATFDTHRIMGAVPVSGTNFYKLLSSKSHVLLYPGGMREALHRKGEEYKLLWPDHSEFVRMAARFGAKIIPFGAVGEDDIGQVVFDYDDLMKIPYFKAQIEALTGETIKLRTDANGEIQNQDIHLPGILPKLPGRFYYYFGKPIETEGRKQELRDREKCHELYIEVKSEVEKCIAYLKEKRETDPYRNLLARLTYQATHGPTNEVPTFQI comes from the exons ATGGCGACGATCCCAGCTAGCTGTATTTTCTCCGCCGATTTATCGGCAATATATCGTCGAGACAAGACGTCGTCGTTCGGAGAACGGAGGCGGAACCCGGTTTTGAAGAGAGTAGCTGTGACGACGGAGCAGACGTCAAGCAACAGCGGAACGGCAGTCACGACGTCGGGGAGGAGTTTTGTGCAGGAGAAGGCTCAGAGGAGTAGTGAAGCAGAAGCCGAGACGTCGTTGCGGAGGGTCAACGTCGAAGGAGATTGGGAAGAGAGCAGAAAGAGTTTGAAAGATTACTTTGACGAAGCCAAAGATATGATCAGATCAGACGGTGGTCCGCCTCGCTGGTTCTCTCCGTTGGAGTGCGGGGCCCACTCTCCCGATTCTCCTCTCCTTCTATATCTACCtg GGATTGATGGAGTTGGACTTGGACTTATAATGCAGCATCAAAGAGTTGGACA GATTTTTGATGTATGGTGCTTGCATATTCCAGTCAAGGATCGAACATCATTTACAG GGCTAGTGAAGCTGGTTGAAAGAACAGTCAGATCAGAGAATTATCGTTTGCCTAATAGACCCATATATCTTGTTGGAGAGTCTCTTGGAGCATGCCTTGCACTAGCCGTTGCAGCTCAGAATCCTGATATTGACCTTGTACTGATTTTGGCTAACCCAG CTACATCTTTCAGCAAGTCACAGTTGCAACCTCTGATACCTTTATTGCAACTCACGCCTGATCAAGTCCTTCTCGCCTTTCCATATATGCTGAGATTAATGCAAG GTGATCCTTTGAGGATGGCAGTGGATATTCTGGTGAAGGGACTTCCTTTGCAGCACGAAGCCGGAGAGGTGTCACAGGATCTTGTTGTAATGTCATCTTACCACTCT GTTGTTGCTGATATCATGCCTAAAGAAACTCTTCTATGGAAGCTAGAAATGCTTAAATCAGCTTCTGCATATGCCAATTCACGCCTTCATGCTGTTAAAGCTCAAATGTTGATAATTTCCAG TGGAAAGGATCAGCTCTTCCCAAGTCAAGAGGAAGGTGAAAGACTCCGTCATGCACTGTCAAAATGTCAGATTCGTAAATTTAATGACAATGGCCATTTTCTCTTCTTG GAAGATGATATCGATTTAGTAACTATCATAAAGGGTACAAGTTTCTATCGCCGTGGAAAATACCATGACTATGTTTCAGATTTCATCCCACCAACCCCAGATGAATTCAGAAAGATATATGAATCAAACAG GGGGATTTGTGTTGCTACTGGCCCTGTCATGCTCTCAACTTTAGAGGATGGAAAGATTGTTAGGGGCCTTGCTGGAATTCCTTCTGAGGGTCCTGTCTTATTCGTTGGCTATCACATGTTACTAGGACTTGAATTGACTCCTCTGGTATGCCAATTTATGATCGAAAGAAATATTCTTCTACGAGGAATTGCACATCCACTGATGTTTGTCAGATTGAGAGACGGGTTGTTACCTGATTTAGCAACATTCGACACACATAGAATAATGGGTGCAGTTCCTGTCTCAGGAACCAACTTCTACAAGCTTTTATCTTCAAAGTCTCATGTCCTACTGTATCCTGGAGGCATGCGTGAGGCTCTTCATAGAAAG GGTGAAGAGTACAAGTTGTTGTGGCCAGATCACTCTGAGTTTGTCAGGATGGCAGCTAGATTTGGGGCTAAAATCATACCTTTTGGTGCTGTTGGAGAAGATGATATTGGTCAA GTAGTTTTTGATTATGATGACTTGATGAAGATTCCTTACTTTAAAGCTCAAATAGAGGCATTAACAGGCGAGACTATCAAGTTGAG GACTGATGCAAACGGTGAGATACAGAACCAAGATATTCATCTACCAGGCATTCTACCCAAACTTCCAGGCcgcttttattattattttgggaaACCAATTGAAACAGAAG GGAGGAAACAAGAATTAAGAGACAGGGAGAAATGTCATGAGTTGTATATAGAAGTAAAGTCTGAGGTTGAAAAGTGCATTGCTTATTTAAAGGAGAAGAGAGAAACCGATCCGTACAGAAATCTATTGGCTCGACTTACTTACCAGGCTACGCATGGCCCTACAAATGAAGTCCCGACTTTTCAAATCTGA
- the LOC102613124 gene encoding phytyl ester synthase 2, chloroplastic-like isoform X2 — MFKWIDGVGLGLIMQHQRVGQIFDVWCLHIPVKDRTSFTGLVKLVERTVRSENYRLPNRPIYLVGESLGACLALAVAAQNPDIDLVLILANPATSFSKSQLQPLIPLLQLTPDQVLLAFPYMLRLMQGDPLRMAVDILVKGLPLQHEAGEVSQDLVVMSSYHSVVADIMPKETLLWKLEMLKSASAYANSRLHAVKAQMLIISSGKDQLFPSQEEGERLRHALSKCQIRKFNDNGHFLFLEDDIDLVTIIKGTSFYRRGKYHDYVSDFIPPTPDEFRKIYESNRGICVATGPVMLSTLEDGKIVRGLAGIPSEGPVLFVGYHMLLGLELTPLVCQFMIERNILLRGIAHPLMFVRLRDGLLPDLATFDTHRIMGAVPVSGTNFYKLLSSKSHVLLYPGGMREALHRKGEEYKLLWPDHSEFVRMAARFGAKIIPFGAVGEDDIGQVVFDYDDLMKIPYFKAQIEALTGETIKLRTDANGEIQNQDIHLPGILPKLPGRFYYYFGKPIETEGRKQELRDREKCHELYIEVKSEVEKCIAYLKEKRETDPYRNLLARLTYQATHGPTNEVPTFQI; from the exons ATGTTCAAGT GGATTGATGGAGTTGGACTTGGACTTATAATGCAGCATCAAAGAGTTGGACA GATTTTTGATGTATGGTGCTTGCATATTCCAGTCAAGGATCGAACATCATTTACAG GGCTAGTGAAGCTGGTTGAAAGAACAGTCAGATCAGAGAATTATCGTTTGCCTAATAGACCCATATATCTTGTTGGAGAGTCTCTTGGAGCATGCCTTGCACTAGCCGTTGCAGCTCAGAATCCTGATATTGACCTTGTACTGATTTTGGCTAACCCAG CTACATCTTTCAGCAAGTCACAGTTGCAACCTCTGATACCTTTATTGCAACTCACGCCTGATCAAGTCCTTCTCGCCTTTCCATATATGCTGAGATTAATGCAAG GTGATCCTTTGAGGATGGCAGTGGATATTCTGGTGAAGGGACTTCCTTTGCAGCACGAAGCCGGAGAGGTGTCACAGGATCTTGTTGTAATGTCATCTTACCACTCT GTTGTTGCTGATATCATGCCTAAAGAAACTCTTCTATGGAAGCTAGAAATGCTTAAATCAGCTTCTGCATATGCCAATTCACGCCTTCATGCTGTTAAAGCTCAAATGTTGATAATTTCCAG TGGAAAGGATCAGCTCTTCCCAAGTCAAGAGGAAGGTGAAAGACTCCGTCATGCACTGTCAAAATGTCAGATTCGTAAATTTAATGACAATGGCCATTTTCTCTTCTTG GAAGATGATATCGATTTAGTAACTATCATAAAGGGTACAAGTTTCTATCGCCGTGGAAAATACCATGACTATGTTTCAGATTTCATCCCACCAACCCCAGATGAATTCAGAAAGATATATGAATCAAACAG GGGGATTTGTGTTGCTACTGGCCCTGTCATGCTCTCAACTTTAGAGGATGGAAAGATTGTTAGGGGCCTTGCTGGAATTCCTTCTGAGGGTCCTGTCTTATTCGTTGGCTATCACATGTTACTAGGACTTGAATTGACTCCTCTGGTATGCCAATTTATGATCGAAAGAAATATTCTTCTACGAGGAATTGCACATCCACTGATGTTTGTCAGATTGAGAGACGGGTTGTTACCTGATTTAGCAACATTCGACACACATAGAATAATGGGTGCAGTTCCTGTCTCAGGAACCAACTTCTACAAGCTTTTATCTTCAAAGTCTCATGTCCTACTGTATCCTGGAGGCATGCGTGAGGCTCTTCATAGAAAG GGTGAAGAGTACAAGTTGTTGTGGCCAGATCACTCTGAGTTTGTCAGGATGGCAGCTAGATTTGGGGCTAAAATCATACCTTTTGGTGCTGTTGGAGAAGATGATATTGGTCAA GTAGTTTTTGATTATGATGACTTGATGAAGATTCCTTACTTTAAAGCTCAAATAGAGGCATTAACAGGCGAGACTATCAAGTTGAG GACTGATGCAAACGGTGAGATACAGAACCAAGATATTCATCTACCAGGCATTCTACCCAAACTTCCAGGCcgcttttattattattttgggaaACCAATTGAAACAGAAG GGAGGAAACAAGAATTAAGAGACAGGGAGAAATGTCATGAGTTGTATATAGAAGTAAAGTCTGAGGTTGAAAAGTGCATTGCTTATTTAAAGGAGAAGAGAGAAACCGATCCGTACAGAAATCTATTGGCTCGACTTACTTACCAGGCTACGCATGGCCCTACAAATGAAGTCCCGACTTTTCAAATCTGA
- the LOC102611338 gene encoding phytyl ester synthase 2, chloroplastic-like isoform X2, whose translation MATVGACIFSAVSSPVFRRQITSSSEKPKRNPILKRVAVSTERTSAATTTVMTETTPTRIFVEKKSSELVEDEAETKQRVNVREYSEEESEGNGKSLKDYFDEAEDMIKSSSGGGPPRWFSPLECGSHTRDSPLLLFLPGIDGVGLGLIRQHQRLGKIFDIWCLHIPVKDRTSFTGLVKLVESTVRSESNRSPKRPVYLVGESLGACIALAVAARNPDIDLVLILVNPATSFNKSVLQSSIPLLELIPGQITTMLSSTLSLMTGDPLKMAMDNVAKRLSLQPTIQDLSQDLVLADILPKETLLWKIELLKAASAYANSRLHAVKAQMLVLCSGKDQLMPSQEEGERLSSALHKCEPRNFYGHGHFLLLEDGVDLVTIIKGASYYRRGRNHDYVSDFMPPTSSEFNKICEDFRWMRVLSSPVMLSTLANGKIVRGLSGIPSEGPVLFVGYHNLLGLDVLTLIPEFMIESNILLRGLAHPMMYFKSKEGGLSDLSPYDVMRIMGAVPVSGINLYKLMSSKSHVLLYPGGVREALHRKGEEYKLFWPESSEFVRMATTFGAKIVPFGAVGEDDLAQIVLDYNDQMKIPYFKSQIEELTVTAARLRTDTKGEVANQDMHMPYPVPKVPGRFYFYFGKPIETKGRKRELRDREKAHELYLEIKSEVEKCLAYLKEKRENDPYRNILPRLIYQATHGFTSQVPTFEP comes from the exons ATGGCGACGGTCGGAGCTTGCATCTTTTCGGCCGTTTCCTCGCCGgtttttcgtcgacaaattaCGTCGTCGTCCGAGAAGCCGAAACGGAATCCTATATTGAAGCGAGTAGCGGTGTCAACGGAGCGGACGTCAGCTGCAACGACGACAGTGATGACGGAAACGACGCCGACGAGGATATTTGTGGAGAAGAAGAGTAGCGAGTTAGTAGAAGATGAAGCTGAGACGAAACAGAGAGTTAACGTGAGAGAATATTCGGAGGAGGAGAGTGAAGGTAACGGAAAGAGCTTGAAAGATTACTTTGATGAAGCCGAAGATATGATCAAATCGTCATCAGGCGGCGGTCCGCCCCGCTGGTTCTCGCCGTTAGAATGCGGGTCCCACACTCGCGATTCTCCTCTCCTCCTCTTTTTGCCTG GGATCGACGGTGTTGGACTTGGACTTATAAGACAGCATCAAAGACTTGGAAA gatatttgATATATGGTGCTTGCATATTCCAGTTAAGGATCGGACATCATTTACAg GTCTAGTAAAGCTGGTTGAAAGCACTGTAAGGTCAGAGAGTAACCGTTCACCAAAGAGGCCCGTATATCTTGTTGGAGAATCTCTTGGAGCTTGCATTGCACTTGCTGTCGCAGCCCGCAATCCTGACATCGATCTTGTACTAATTTTGGTCAATCCAG CAACATCTTTCAATAAGTCAGTGCTGCAATCCTCAATACCTTTACTTGAGCTCATACCAGGCCAAATAACAACTATGCTGTCATCTACTTTGAGCTTAATGACAG GTGATCCTTTAAAGATGGCAATGGACAATGTGGCGAAACGGCTCTCTTTGCAACCAACAATACAAGATCTATCACAGGATCTC GTTTTGGCAGATATCTTACCCAAGGAAACACTCCTCTGGAAGATAGAGTTGCTTAAGGCAGCTTCTGCATATGCCAATTCACGCCTTCATGCTGTAAAAGCTCAAATGCTCGTTCTTTGCAG tGGAAAGGATCAGCTGATGCCGAGTCAGGAGGAAGGTGAAAGGCTTTCTAGTGCCCTGCACAAATGCGAACCTCGTAACTTTTACGGCCATGGCCATTTTCTCTTGTTG GAAGATGGTGTTGATTTGGTAACAATAATCAAGGGTGCTAGTTACTATCGCCGTGGAAGAAACCATGACTACGTTTCAGATTTCATGCCACCAACTAGTAgcgaattcaataaaatatgcGAAGATTTCAG ATGGATGCGTGTTCTTAGTAGTCCTGTAATGCTATCTACTTTAGCGAATGGCAAGATTGTAAGAGGTCTTTCTGGAATTCCTTCAGAGGGACCTGTCTTGTTTGTGGGATATCATAACTTACTGGGACTTGATGTACTTACGTTGATACCAGAGTTCATGATTGAGAGTAATATTCTTCTTCGAGGCTTAGCACATCCAATGATGTACTTTAAGTCTAAAGAAGGAGGATTAAGTGACTTAAGTCCATATGATGTTATGAGAATTATGGGCGCAGTTCCTGTCTCCggaatcaatttatataaactTATGTCTTCCAAGTCTCATGTCCTGCTATATCCTGGAGGAGTGCGAGAAGCTCTGCATCGAAAG GGTGAAGAATATAAGTTATTCTGGCCAGAAAGTTCCGAATTTGTCAGGATGGCGACTACATTTGGTGCTAAAATTGTACCTTTTGGTGCCGTTGGAGAAGACGATCTAGCTCAA ATAGTTCTTGATTACAATGACCAAATGAAGATCCCTTACTTCAAATCTCAAATAGAAGAACTGACAGTAACAGCTGCTAGGCTGAG GACTGATACAAAAGGTGAAGTGGCAAATCAAGATATGCACATGCCATACCCTGTACCAAAAGTTCCAggcagattttatttttattttgggaaaCCAATTGAAACAAAAG GGAGAAAGCGAGAGTTAAGAGACAGGGAGAAGGCTCACGAATTGTATTTAGAAATCAAGTCCGAGGTAGAGAAATGCCTAGCATATTTAAAGgagaaaagagagaatgaTCCTTACAGGAATATATTGCCACGACTCATTTACCAGGCTACGCATGGTTTTACATCCCAAGTTCCAACATTTGAGccttga
- the LOC102611338 gene encoding phytyl ester synthase 2, chloroplastic-like isoform X1 produces the protein MATVGACIFSAVSSPVFRRQITSSSEKPKRNPILKRVAVSTERTSAATTTVMTETTPTRIFVEKKSSELVEDEAETKQRVNVREYSEEESEGNGKSLKDYFDEAEDMIKSSSGGGPPRWFSPLECGSHTRDSPLLLFLPGIDGVGLGLIRQHQRLGKIFDIWCLHIPVKDRTSFTGLVKLVESTVRSESNRSPKRPVYLVGESLGACIALAVAARNPDIDLVLILVNPATSFNKSVLQSSIPLLELIPGQITTMLSSTLSLMTGDPLKMAMDNVAKRLSLQPTIQDLSQDLVAISSYLPVLADILPKETLLWKIELLKAASAYANSRLHAVKAQMLVLCSGKDQLMPSQEEGERLSSALHKCEPRNFYGHGHFLLLEDGVDLVTIIKGASYYRRGRNHDYVSDFMPPTSSEFNKICEDFRWMRVLSSPVMLSTLANGKIVRGLSGIPSEGPVLFVGYHNLLGLDVLTLIPEFMIESNILLRGLAHPMMYFKSKEGGLSDLSPYDVMRIMGAVPVSGINLYKLMSSKSHVLLYPGGVREALHRKGEEYKLFWPESSEFVRMATTFGAKIVPFGAVGEDDLAQIVLDYNDQMKIPYFKSQIEELTVTAARLRTDTKGEVANQDMHMPYPVPKVPGRFYFYFGKPIETKGRKRELRDREKAHELYLEIKSEVEKCLAYLKEKRENDPYRNILPRLIYQATHGFTSQVPTFEP, from the exons ATGGCGACGGTCGGAGCTTGCATCTTTTCGGCCGTTTCCTCGCCGgtttttcgtcgacaaattaCGTCGTCGTCCGAGAAGCCGAAACGGAATCCTATATTGAAGCGAGTAGCGGTGTCAACGGAGCGGACGTCAGCTGCAACGACGACAGTGATGACGGAAACGACGCCGACGAGGATATTTGTGGAGAAGAAGAGTAGCGAGTTAGTAGAAGATGAAGCTGAGACGAAACAGAGAGTTAACGTGAGAGAATATTCGGAGGAGGAGAGTGAAGGTAACGGAAAGAGCTTGAAAGATTACTTTGATGAAGCCGAAGATATGATCAAATCGTCATCAGGCGGCGGTCCGCCCCGCTGGTTCTCGCCGTTAGAATGCGGGTCCCACACTCGCGATTCTCCTCTCCTCCTCTTTTTGCCTG GGATCGACGGTGTTGGACTTGGACTTATAAGACAGCATCAAAGACTTGGAAA gatatttgATATATGGTGCTTGCATATTCCAGTTAAGGATCGGACATCATTTACAg GTCTAGTAAAGCTGGTTGAAAGCACTGTAAGGTCAGAGAGTAACCGTTCACCAAAGAGGCCCGTATATCTTGTTGGAGAATCTCTTGGAGCTTGCATTGCACTTGCTGTCGCAGCCCGCAATCCTGACATCGATCTTGTACTAATTTTGGTCAATCCAG CAACATCTTTCAATAAGTCAGTGCTGCAATCCTCAATACCTTTACTTGAGCTCATACCAGGCCAAATAACAACTATGCTGTCATCTACTTTGAGCTTAATGACAG GTGATCCTTTAAAGATGGCAATGGACAATGTGGCGAAACGGCTCTCTTTGCAACCAACAATACAAGATCTATCACAGGATCTCGTTGCTATCTCATCTTACCTTCCT GTTTTGGCAGATATCTTACCCAAGGAAACACTCCTCTGGAAGATAGAGTTGCTTAAGGCAGCTTCTGCATATGCCAATTCACGCCTTCATGCTGTAAAAGCTCAAATGCTCGTTCTTTGCAG tGGAAAGGATCAGCTGATGCCGAGTCAGGAGGAAGGTGAAAGGCTTTCTAGTGCCCTGCACAAATGCGAACCTCGTAACTTTTACGGCCATGGCCATTTTCTCTTGTTG GAAGATGGTGTTGATTTGGTAACAATAATCAAGGGTGCTAGTTACTATCGCCGTGGAAGAAACCATGACTACGTTTCAGATTTCATGCCACCAACTAGTAgcgaattcaataaaatatgcGAAGATTTCAG ATGGATGCGTGTTCTTAGTAGTCCTGTAATGCTATCTACTTTAGCGAATGGCAAGATTGTAAGAGGTCTTTCTGGAATTCCTTCAGAGGGACCTGTCTTGTTTGTGGGATATCATAACTTACTGGGACTTGATGTACTTACGTTGATACCAGAGTTCATGATTGAGAGTAATATTCTTCTTCGAGGCTTAGCACATCCAATGATGTACTTTAAGTCTAAAGAAGGAGGATTAAGTGACTTAAGTCCATATGATGTTATGAGAATTATGGGCGCAGTTCCTGTCTCCggaatcaatttatataaactTATGTCTTCCAAGTCTCATGTCCTGCTATATCCTGGAGGAGTGCGAGAAGCTCTGCATCGAAAG GGTGAAGAATATAAGTTATTCTGGCCAGAAAGTTCCGAATTTGTCAGGATGGCGACTACATTTGGTGCTAAAATTGTACCTTTTGGTGCCGTTGGAGAAGACGATCTAGCTCAA ATAGTTCTTGATTACAATGACCAAATGAAGATCCCTTACTTCAAATCTCAAATAGAAGAACTGACAGTAACAGCTGCTAGGCTGAG GACTGATACAAAAGGTGAAGTGGCAAATCAAGATATGCACATGCCATACCCTGTACCAAAAGTTCCAggcagattttatttttattttgggaaaCCAATTGAAACAAAAG GGAGAAAGCGAGAGTTAAGAGACAGGGAGAAGGCTCACGAATTGTATTTAGAAATCAAGTCCGAGGTAGAGAAATGCCTAGCATATTTAAAGgagaaaagagagaatgaTCCTTACAGGAATATATTGCCACGACTCATTTACCAGGCTACGCATGGTTTTACATCCCAAGTTCCAACATTTGAGccttga
- the LOC102611338 gene encoding phytyl ester synthase 2, chloroplastic-like isoform X3, with the protein MATVGACIFSAVSSPVFRRQITSSSEKPKRNPILKRVAVSTERTSAATTTVMTETTPTRIFVEKKSSELVEDEAETKQRVNVREYSEEESEGNGKSLKDYFDEAEDMIKSSSGGGPPRWFSPLECGSHTRDSPLLLFLPGIDGVGLGLIRQHQRLGKIFDIWCLHIPVKDRTSFTGLVKLVESTVRSESNRSPKRPVYLVGESLGACIALAVAARNPDIDLVLILVNPATSFNKSVLQSSIPLLELIPGQITTMLSSTLSLMTGDPLKMAMDNVAKRLSLQPTIQDLSQDLVAISSYLPVLADILPKETLLWKIELLKAASAYANSRLHAVKAQMLVLCSGKDQLMPSQEEGERLSSALHKCEPRNFYGHGHFLLLEDGVDLVTIIKGASYYRRGRNHDYVSDFMPPTSSEFNKICEDFRWMRVLSSPVMLSTLANGKIVRGLSGIPSEGPVLFVGYHNLLGLDVLTLIPEFMIESNILLRGLAHPMMYFKSKEGGLSDLSPYDVMRIMGAVPVSGINLYKLMSSKSHVLLYPGGVREALHRKGEEYKLFWPESSEFVRMATTFGAKIVPFGAVGEDDLAQIVLDYNDQMKIPYFKSQIEELTVTAARLSFSPSHFCIGLIQKVKWQIKICTCHTLYQKFQADFIFILGNQLKQKGESES; encoded by the exons ATGGCGACGGTCGGAGCTTGCATCTTTTCGGCCGTTTCCTCGCCGgtttttcgtcgacaaattaCGTCGTCGTCCGAGAAGCCGAAACGGAATCCTATATTGAAGCGAGTAGCGGTGTCAACGGAGCGGACGTCAGCTGCAACGACGACAGTGATGACGGAAACGACGCCGACGAGGATATTTGTGGAGAAGAAGAGTAGCGAGTTAGTAGAAGATGAAGCTGAGACGAAACAGAGAGTTAACGTGAGAGAATATTCGGAGGAGGAGAGTGAAGGTAACGGAAAGAGCTTGAAAGATTACTTTGATGAAGCCGAAGATATGATCAAATCGTCATCAGGCGGCGGTCCGCCCCGCTGGTTCTCGCCGTTAGAATGCGGGTCCCACACTCGCGATTCTCCTCTCCTCCTCTTTTTGCCTG GGATCGACGGTGTTGGACTTGGACTTATAAGACAGCATCAAAGACTTGGAAA gatatttgATATATGGTGCTTGCATATTCCAGTTAAGGATCGGACATCATTTACAg GTCTAGTAAAGCTGGTTGAAAGCACTGTAAGGTCAGAGAGTAACCGTTCACCAAAGAGGCCCGTATATCTTGTTGGAGAATCTCTTGGAGCTTGCATTGCACTTGCTGTCGCAGCCCGCAATCCTGACATCGATCTTGTACTAATTTTGGTCAATCCAG CAACATCTTTCAATAAGTCAGTGCTGCAATCCTCAATACCTTTACTTGAGCTCATACCAGGCCAAATAACAACTATGCTGTCATCTACTTTGAGCTTAATGACAG GTGATCCTTTAAAGATGGCAATGGACAATGTGGCGAAACGGCTCTCTTTGCAACCAACAATACAAGATCTATCACAGGATCTCGTTGCTATCTCATCTTACCTTCCT GTTTTGGCAGATATCTTACCCAAGGAAACACTCCTCTGGAAGATAGAGTTGCTTAAGGCAGCTTCTGCATATGCCAATTCACGCCTTCATGCTGTAAAAGCTCAAATGCTCGTTCTTTGCAG tGGAAAGGATCAGCTGATGCCGAGTCAGGAGGAAGGTGAAAGGCTTTCTAGTGCCCTGCACAAATGCGAACCTCGTAACTTTTACGGCCATGGCCATTTTCTCTTGTTG GAAGATGGTGTTGATTTGGTAACAATAATCAAGGGTGCTAGTTACTATCGCCGTGGAAGAAACCATGACTACGTTTCAGATTTCATGCCACCAACTAGTAgcgaattcaataaaatatgcGAAGATTTCAG ATGGATGCGTGTTCTTAGTAGTCCTGTAATGCTATCTACTTTAGCGAATGGCAAGATTGTAAGAGGTCTTTCTGGAATTCCTTCAGAGGGACCTGTCTTGTTTGTGGGATATCATAACTTACTGGGACTTGATGTACTTACGTTGATACCAGAGTTCATGATTGAGAGTAATATTCTTCTTCGAGGCTTAGCACATCCAATGATGTACTTTAAGTCTAAAGAAGGAGGATTAAGTGACTTAAGTCCATATGATGTTATGAGAATTATGGGCGCAGTTCCTGTCTCCggaatcaatttatataaactTATGTCTTCCAAGTCTCATGTCCTGCTATATCCTGGAGGAGTGCGAGAAGCTCTGCATCGAAAG GGTGAAGAATATAAGTTATTCTGGCCAGAAAGTTCCGAATTTGTCAGGATGGCGACTACATTTGGTGCTAAAATTGTACCTTTTGGTGCCGTTGGAGAAGACGATCTAGCTCAA ATAGTTCTTGATTACAATGACCAAATGAAGATCCCTTACTTCAAATCTCAAATAGAAGAACTGACAGTAACAGCTGCTAGGCTGAG CTTTTCCCCTTCACATTTCTGTATAGGACTGATACAAAAGGTGAAGTGGCAAATCAAGATATGCACATGCCATACCCTGTACCAAAAGTTCCAggcagattttatttttattttgggaaaCCAATTGAAACAAAAG GGAGAAAGCGAGAGTTAA